The nucleotide sequence ATCGTAAAAAGCGAACGCAGCGTAAGCGTCAGGGGATTAGCTGAAAAAGAGGTACTTGCAGACTTAGCAGTATGGCAAATGAGCTTTTCGGTCGGCGATAATGATCTAGTAGAGCTTCAAAAGAAAGTGTTAGAAAAGACTAAAATAGCCGAAAATTTTCTAAATAAACGAGGTTTAAATGCCGGCGATTACACCATTCAAGCACCTTCTATAACTGATAATTCTATAAATCCTTATATGGATTCTCAAAAAATTCGTTACACCTACATAGCCAAAGCTACCTTGCTGATACGCACAAATAAAATAGCTGAAATAAAACAAGCTCAAAGAGAATCTTTGGAGTTAGCTAGTGATAATATCGCTATCAGTCAAGACTATGAAAACAGAATTGCGTTTGAATTTACAAAGCTAAATGATATCAAACCTCAAATGATAGCCGAAGCGACCAAAAATGCAAAACTAGCAGCTGAGCAGTTTGCGACTCTCTCAGGAAGCGAAGTTGGTAAGATCAAAAAAGCAACTCAAGGGCTTTTTAGTATAGAAAACGCAGCCATCGGACTAGAGGAAAAGAAAAATATCAGAGTAGTAACGCAAGTAGAGTATTTGCTGAAGTAAAAATTTATTTTAAAAGCGTAAAAATATTAAAAGTGCAAAAGTCCCTCAAATTCGCAACAAAACTTCAAAAGCAGTATGCAAAAAACTAAATGGATACTGCTTTTAGTATGTATTCATAAATCAAAATAACTAAATTTAGATAAATAGTGAAAATATCACGCCAAATACGATTAGTGGGATATTAAAAAATATAAAAGTCGGTACGCAAGTATCGTAGATGTGGCTATGCCTGCCATCAGCGTTTAGTCCCGAAGTCGGCCCTAAAGTACTATCACTCGCAGGACTTCCAGCGTCTCCTACAGCCGCGGCTATACCGATCAAAAGTATAGTAGCAGGAACACTAAATCCAAGACTCACGCAAAGCGGCACGTAAATAGCTGCGATGATAGGGATAGTCCCAAAACTAGTTCCGATACCCATAGTAACAAGAAGTCCGATAACTAGCATTATGATAGCTCCACCAAGCTTGCCACCGCTTATAGAACTTGCAAAATTTATAAGCTCACTTATGCCGCCAGTTTCTCTGATAACCAAACCAAATCCAGCAGCCACAAGCATAATAAAAGCGATAAAAGCCATCATAGCAAGACCTTGCTCCATCACTTTATCCATCTTTTTATACTCGATACCGCCAAATATTATCATAAAGATAAGTCCCAAAAGAGCTCCTAAAGGAAGAGAACTGCTCCAAATTTGAACACCAAAAGCAATCACTGCGCCGCCAAGCACGACCCACTCTTTTTGCCCCATACAAAGATCTTCTTTTTGTGCTACTTTTAACTCTTTGGTTTCTAAAGCGCTTTGCGTATAATCTCTAGGTTTTCTATAATAAAATAGCGCCAAAACTAAACCGATGAGCATAGCTACGCCGCCTATCCACATAACGCTACTTATATCGCCTATTTCTACGTTGATGCCGTTATTTCCAAGCTCTTTTTTAAGAATAGTATGAAACAAAAGACCAAAACCAACTGAAATACTGACGTACGGAGCTTTTAGTCCAAAAGTAAGTGCGCACGCCACAGCTCGTCTATCTATCCTAAGTTTATTCATCAAAGCAAGCAAGGGTGGTATCAAGATAGGTATAAAAGCTATATGAACTGGTATGAGATTTTGAGAAAAACATGCTATAAAAGCTATACTCAAAGAAAACCAAAAAACCTTTTTACTGATAAATTTACTAACGTAATGTATCAAAATAGGAGTTAAATTCGTCATACTGATAGCCGCGGCAAGCGCTCCAAGAAGTATATAACTAAGTGCAGTTTCTAAGTTGCCTTGCATTCCTGATATAAGTAAATTCGTGGTTTCTACCAGACCTTTTCCAGCAAGCATTCCAGCAGCCAAAGCTGAGATAAGTATGGCTAAAAAGACGTTAAAGCGCAGTAAGCACAAAACGCACATAAGCAAAACGCTAAGCACCACGGGATTTGTAAGCAACATAATCTACCTTTAAAATTTGATAAGCCAACATTATACAAGCGCATAGCTTAAATTTAGAAAATATTAATATAAATTTACTCTGCCCAACCTAAACCAGCAGCGATAAAATTCACTCAAAGCTTACTTGCTATAAATATAATTTTAATTTGAAATAGAGCTATTTTGCAGACCATTGGCGTATAAATCATTTTTTAAATTTGATTTATCTAAATTCTCAATCAGCTTTTTGGTTCTGACGTCTCTGCCATCAGGATTTGCGTGAAACCAGGTATCTAACATATATTTTCTATCTGGAAGATAACTATCGTTAAAATCACCTATAAACTCAAAGCCGTTTGAAGTTACGTAGTTTTTCAGCTCTACTAAAAACTTTTTGAACTCAGCTCCCTTTTCGCCGCTAAAATCATAACAACTCTCACCTATAACAGTAGGATAAGTAAATATAAACTTTACGCCTTTTTCTTTTTCTATCTTTTTCATTAGTTTTATATTTTCTTTAAATGTTTCACTTATAGCCGCCCTACCGCCAGTGATCTCTTTTGCAAATATATACTCATCGCAAGGAACTTTCATATCATCTTTTTGGGGAAGCGGACCTTGATATAAGTAATCTCCTCTATGCTCTTTTAAAGTAGCTTTTAAATCAAACTCTTTTGGAAGTTTATCTCTAAAAAGTTTTTTCAAATTTGACGCTGCTTTTTTAACTCCAGTTATAAACACGTAAGAAGCCGGAGTTTGAAGTATCACTTTGAGTTTTTCATTAAATGGTAAATTATCAAAATAGAAGTAAATTTCAGATAAAAGATGTTTATAAAATACAGTAGGAGCAACATCGTTCATATAGTACCTGTACTCCAAAGGATATATCACAACATCTCCTTTATGTGCAAATTTATATGTTCTATAAAGTCTGATTTTAAGTGGATATCCAGCGTAATCTCCTAAATTTAAAGTAAGTTTGCCAAAATGATCTTCTATCATTTTAGCGTTGATTCCATGAAATGAATTTGACCCGCTTTCTACTATAATACGATTTTCATTTACGGTATTAGTAAGAAGGAAATTTTTTACTGAACGAGAATCTAGAGAGCCGATTTTACCCAAAACTATAAAAAATAGCACGTATAACACACAAACACCGATTATAAAAGCGGCTAATTTTAATAAAAAATTTCTATAATATTTCATAAAATTCCCTAAAAATTAAAATATAAAAATTGTGATTCTTGAACGCTTCTAGTAGCAAAAAATGCACACATAAATAAAAATACTACAAAAATTACCGTTTTGTATCCAAATTTAGAGTTTGCAGCCATCTCATTTGAGTTTTTGCATAATACACAAATTACAAAAGCCATAACAGTAACAATAAAAATACTAAGGCTAGCGGCAATTTTATGAGTAACATTTTCCATAAAACCAAATGCTTCATTGATAGTGACTATAAAACCGCTGTTTGGGGCTATGGAGTTTATATTAAACATTCCTTTTAATACTTTAAAAGCAGACTCCATATCTTTAGCTCTGAAAAATACCCATGTAATATTTATAAAATTAAAGGTGATAATCCACGCCAAAATCCTATGCAAAGGTTTAAAATGAGAACTATAAAAACGATGGATCATAAGAGCGGTTCCGTGAAGAGCTCCCCATATAATAAATGTCCAACCAGCACCATGCCACAATCCCCCAAGCAAGAAAACGATAAAAATATTTATATAAGCCCTGCTCTCTCCAAGCCTATTTCCGCCAAGAGGAATATAAATATAATCGCGCAAAAATCTCGAGAGAGTCATATGCCATCTACGCCAAAACTCTTGAATACTAAGGGATTTATAAGGAGAGTTAAAATTTAGAGGTAAAACTATATTAAACATATATGATATACCTATTGCCATATCGGTATATCCACTAAAATCAAAATATAGCTGAAAAGTATAACTCAAACTTGTTATCCACGCCTCACTCATACTAAGCATAGCAACAGTATCAAATCCGTAATTTGCAAATTTAGCAAAAAAATCAGCTATCACGACCTTTTTAAACAGTCCCATAGCAAATAAAAATATACCTATACTGATATTTTTATAATGTATTTTTTTACGCCTTAAATTTGCGAACTGTGGCATCATTTCAGCGTGATGTATGATAGGACCTGCTAAGAGATGCGGGAAATATGTTACAAATAAAGCGTATTTAAGATAATTCGTCTCTTTAACCTTACCGCTAAAACAATCTACTAAAAACGCAATTTGAGTAAATGTAAAAAAGCTGATACCAAGCGGTAAAATGATGTGATGCAAAGGAATATTCGAGCCAAACATACCGTTAAAATTTTCTATAAAAAAGTCTGTATATTTGTAATATCCAAGCAGAGCTAGATTACATAATATACTAAACCACAAAAATATCTTTTTAAATTTAAACTCTTTACAAAGATGATTTCCTGCAAAAAAGTTAAATGTAATAGACATCAAAATAAGCGGCACATAGATAAAATTCCAATATCCATAAAAAACCAAAGACGCCGCTGTTAATATAAAAATACTAACCTTTACCAACCTAAATTTAGATAGTAAAAAATATAGAAAAAACGTGATAGGTAAAAATATAAATATAAATTCAAAAGAGTTAAAAAGCATAAGTATCCTTGAAAAAACAACTTAAATATCTATGATTTTACTTCAAATTTATTTAAAGTATAATAAATTGTAATTTTTAAACATTTTAAACTAAATTTTGATAAAATGGAGCAAATTTAAAAATAAAGGCAAAACTCATGCGAAGCGATATCATAAAAGACGGTTACACAAGGACTCCGCACCGCTCACTTCTAAGAGCGACCGGGCTTAAAGACGACGACTTTAAAAAACCGTTTATCGGCGTGGCAAATAGCTTCATAGAGATAATCCCTGGACATTTTTTCTTAAACAAATACTCAGAGATCCTTAAAGACGAGATCCGCAAAAACGGCTGCGTACCGTTTGAGTTTAACACTATCGGTGTTGATGATGGTATCGCTATGGGGCACGAGGGTATGCTTTACTCGCTTCCAAGCCGTGAGATCATCGCAAACTCTGTTGAAACAGTGATGAATGCTCACGCACTTGACGCGCTTGTTTGCATACCTAACTGCGACAAAATAGTCCCTGGAATGCTTATGGGCGCACTAAGAGTAAATGTACCGACTATATTTATAAGTGGCGGTCCTATGGCTGCTGGAGTTGGAGCTAAAGGTGAAGCTTTGGATCTAAACTCTGCTTTTGAAGCAGTTGGTGCTTATGAAACAAAGCGTATTGACGAAAAAGAACTTAAATTTATCGAATGCAATGCCTGTCCAGGTGGTGGAAGCTGCTCAGGAATGTTTACTGCAAACTCGATGAATACGCTTTGCGAAGCGATGGGCGTAGCTTTAGAGGGAAACGGTACCGTGCTTGCACTCACTCCTGAGCGCGAAGAGCTT is from Campylobacter fetus subsp. testudinum 03-427 and encodes:
- a CDS encoding putative protein (DUF541 domain) (Pfam match to PF04402.10 SIMPL), yielding MQTDRNLTFLSASIVIAAVILAIGFSTIVKSERSVSVRGLAEKEVLADLAVWQMSFSVGDNDLVELQKKVLEKTKIAENFLNKRGLNAGDYTIQAPSITDNSINPYMDSQKIRYTYIAKATLLIRTNKIAEIKQAQRESLELASDNIAISQDYENRIAFEFTKLNDIKPQMIAEATKNAKLAAEQFATLSGSEVGKIKKATQGLFSIENAAIGLEEKKNIRVVTQVEYLLK
- a CDS encoding Na+/H+ antiporter family protein (Pfam matches to PF03553.10 Na_H_antiporter, and to PF13726.2 Na_H_antiport_2) — translated: MLLTNPVVLSVLLMCVLCLLRFNVFLAILISALAAGMLAGKGLVETTNLLISGMQGNLETALSYILLGALAAAISMTNLTPILIHYVSKFISKKVFWFSLSIAFIACFSQNLIPVHIAFIPILIPPLLALMNKLRIDRRAVACALTFGLKAPYVSISVGFGLLFHTILKKELGNNGINVEIGDISSVMWIGGVAMLIGLVLALFYYRKPRDYTQSALETKELKVAQKEDLCMGQKEWVVLGGAVIAFGVQIWSSSLPLGALLGLIFMIIFGGIEYKKMDKVMEQGLAMMAFIAFIMLVAAGFGLVIRETGGISELINFASSISGGKLGGAIIMLVIGLLVTMGIGTSFGTIPIIAAIYVPLCVSLGFSVPATILLIGIAAAVGDAGSPASDSTLGPTSGLNADGRHSHIYDTCVPTFIFFNIPLIVFGVIFSLFI
- a CDS encoding putative protein, possible surface array protein; the protein is MKYYRNFLLKLAAFIIGVCVLYVLFFIVLGKIGSLDSRSVKNFLLTNTVNENRIIVESGSNSFHGINAKMIEDHFGKLTLNLGDYAGYPLKIRLYRTYKFAHKGDVVIYPLEYRYYMNDVAPTVFYKHLLSEIYFYFDNLPFNEKLKVILQTPASYVFITGVKKAASNLKKLFRDKLPKEFDLKATLKEHRGDYLYQGPLPQKDDMKVPCDEYIFAKEITGGRAAISETFKENIKLMKKIEKEKGVKFIFTYPTVIGESCYDFSGEKGAEFKKFLVELKNYVTSNGFEFIGDFNDSYLPDRKYMLDTWFHANPDGRDVRTKKLIENLDKSNLKNDLYANGLQNSSISN
- a CDS encoding membrane bound O-acyl transferase, MBOAT family (Pfam match to PF03062.15 MBOAT); translated protein: MLFNSFEFIFIFLPITFFLYFLLSKFRLVKVSIFILTAASLVFYGYWNFIYVPLILMSITFNFFAGNHLCKEFKFKKIFLWFSILCNLALLGYYKYTDFFIENFNGMFGSNIPLHHIILPLGISFFTFTQIAFLVDCFSGKVKETNYLKYALFVTYFPHLLAGPIIHHAEMMPQFANLRRKKIHYKNISIGIFLFAMGLFKKVVIADFFAKFANYGFDTVAMLSMSEAWITSLSYTFQLYFDFSGYTDMAIGISYMFNIVLPLNFNSPYKSLSIQEFWRRWHMTLSRFLRDYIYIPLGGNRLGESRAYINIFIVFLLGGLWHGAGWTFIIWGALHGTALMIHRFYSSHFKPLHRILAWIITFNFINITWVFFRAKDMESAFKVLKGMFNINSIAPNSGFIVTINEAFGFMENVTHKIAASLSIFIVTVMAFVICVLCKNSNEMAANSKFGYKTVIFVVFLFMCAFFATRSVQESQFLYFNF